In a single window of the Candidatus Kaiserbacteria bacterium genome:
- a CDS encoding UDP-N-acetylglucosamine 1-carboxyvinyltransferase encodes MYTHIGQQIADLRETRGMTQGELAKLLKTTQSAIARIESGNQNVSADMLKKIGRALKKNLVTLSPGSMNLAIEGGKKLRGTVVTSTSKNGAVGLLCASLMNKGKTTLRHVPRIEEVHRIIEVLQSIGMRVEWHGSDVTLTPPKVFALKKIDIEAARKTRSIVMFIGPLIHTLHSFSLPQSGGCKLGSRTVRPHFYALEHFGVDIETTATDFKVSVTPKKPTEIILYESGDTVTENAIMAAALTPSTTVIKYASANYQVQEMCTFFQACGVVIEGVGTTTLTVHGITKLNMDIEYTLSEDPTDTMFFLATAIVTNSSIKIERCPIEFLEIELLKLEKMGFKFTKSKTYFSHNGVTKLVDITTKPSKLVALHEKIHPSVYPGLNIDNLPFFAVIATQAEGQTLIHDWVYEKRALYFTELDKLGADTVLADPHRIYITGPRTLRPNELICPPALRPATILLIAMLGAKGHSVLRNIYSINRGYENLVERLTSLGADVQYLDEF; translated from the coding sequence ATGTATACACACATAGGACAGCAAATAGCAGATCTCCGCGAGACGAGGGGTATGACCCAGGGCGAACTTGCAAAACTCCTCAAGACGACACAGAGCGCTATTGCTCGCATAGAAAGTGGTAATCAAAACGTGAGCGCTGATATGCTCAAAAAAATTGGTCGTGCGCTTAAGAAAAATCTTGTTACCCTCTCCCCTGGCTCTATGAATCTCGCGATAGAAGGTGGTAAAAAACTCCGCGGTACCGTGGTGACCTCAACGTCTAAAAACGGTGCGGTAGGACTTCTCTGTGCATCACTCATGAATAAGGGTAAGACAACACTTCGCCACGTACCCCGTATTGAAGAAGTGCATCGCATCATCGAAGTACTGCAGAGTATCGGTATGCGTGTGGAGTGGCATGGCAGTGATGTGACACTTACCCCACCAAAAGTATTTGCACTGAAGAAAATTGATATCGAGGCAGCACGCAAGACACGCAGTATTGTGATGTTTATTGGACCCCTCATCCACACACTCCATTCATTTTCACTTCCACAATCGGGGGGATGCAAACTTGGCAGTCGTACCGTGCGTCCACATTTCTACGCGCTTGAACATTTTGGTGTCGACATTGAGACTACTGCCACTGATTTCAAAGTATCGGTAACTCCAAAAAAACCCACAGAAATCATCCTCTATGAGTCAGGTGATACGGTAACGGAAAACGCCATTATGGCAGCAGCCCTCACACCAAGTACAACCGTTATTAAATACGCCTCAGCAAACTATCAGGTACAGGAGATGTGCACGTTCTTCCAAGCATGTGGTGTCGTCATTGAAGGTGTGGGCACAACCACACTTACCGTCCACGGCATTACCAAACTCAACATGGATATTGAGTACACACTTTCTGAGGACCCTACTGACACCATGTTTTTCCTCGCGACCGCTATTGTGACCAACTCGAGTATCAAAATTGAGAGATGCCCCATTGAGTTTCTTGAGATTGAACTTCTTAAACTTGAAAAGATGGGATTCAAATTCACAAAGTCAAAAACATACTTCTCTCATAACGGGGTAACGAAACTCGTCGATATCACTACCAAACCCTCCAAACTCGTTGCACTTCATGAAAAAATTCACCCTTCTGTCTACCCTGGACTCAATATCGACAACCTTCCCTTCTTTGCAGTAATCGCAACACAAGCAGAGGGACAAACACTTATTCATGACTGGGTATACGAAAAACGCGCACTCTACTTTACCGAACTCGATAAACTCGGTGCCGACACCGTGCTTGCCGACCCGCACCGCATCTACATCACCGGACCTCGCACCTTAAGACCAAACGAACTCATCTGTCCACCCGCACTTCGTCCTGCTACCATTCTCCTCATCGCGATGCTTGGTGCGAAAGGTCATTCCGTCTTACGCAACATATACAGTATCAATCGCGGATACGAAAACCTTGTTGAGCGCCTCACCTCTCTGGGCGCCGATGTGCAGTATCTCGACGAATTTTAA